A window of the Phaseolus vulgaris cultivar G19833 chromosome 5, P. vulgaris v2.0, whole genome shotgun sequence genome harbors these coding sequences:
- the LOC137835134 gene encoding protein LIGHT-DEPENDENT SHORT HYPOCOTYLS 10-like, with amino-acid sequence MSPHYPFDVISKFFIYLMMFYKNFFHCYCIVCVFLFVFFSSPPKFPFHTSQKEILNDLSVAGMSSKGKEVAEGSSRPSGGGDDQNQQQQQLPLSRYESQKRRDWNTFGQYLRNQRPPVALSQCSSSHVLEFLRYLDQFGKTKVHLQGCLFFGQSEPPGPCTCPLRQAWGSLDALIGRLRAAYEENGGLPETNPFASGAIRVYLREVRDSQAKARGIPYKKKKKKRNIIKPNGDTSSNFPLQ; translated from the coding sequence ATGTCCCCTCACTACCCCTTTGATGTGATCtccaaattttttatatatctaatgatgttttataaaaatttcTTCCACTGCTAttgtattgtgtgtgtgtttctGTTTGTCTTCTTTTCTTCCCCACCAAAATTTCCCTTTCACACTTCACAAAAAGAAATACTAAATGATTTGTCAGTAGCAGGCATGTCCAGCAAGGGAAAGGAGGTAGCAGAAGGGTCATCAAGACCCTCTGGAGGGGGTGATGATCAGAATCAGCAACAGCAGCAGTTACCACTGAGTCGCTATGAGTCTCAGAAGAGAAGGGATTGGAACACTTTTGGACAGTACTTGAGGAATCAGAGGCCTCCTGTGGCACTTTCTCAGTGTAGTTCCAGCCATGTGCTTGAGTTCCTTCGTTACTTGGATCAGTTTGGGAAAACCAAAGTGCACTTACAAGGGTGCTTGTTTTTTGGGCAAAGTGAGCCACCTGGACCCTGCACTTGCCCTCTTAGACAAGCTTGGGGAAGCCTTGATGCACTCATTGGAAGGTTGAGAGCTGCATATGAAGAAAATGGAGGCCTTCCTGAGACCAATCCCTTTGCAAGTGGTGCCATAAGAGTCTATCTTAGAGAGGTCAGGGATTCTCAAGCTAAAGCTAGAGGAATCCCttataagaagaaaaagaagaagaggaataTTATCAAGCCCAACGGAGACACCTCCTCAAACTTTCCTTTGCAGTAA